Genomic segment of Catenibacterium mitsuokai:
CAACTCTTCATTCTGACTTATAATATGCACATCTTCACCTATGATACATAAGTTATATGTGTTTATTTTCTTGATATTAAGCTCTGTGACAGTTTCTAATAATTCATCTGGTAAATACTTATAGAGAGTCATGATTCCTTTGTTGTAGTCTCCTTGTAAGAAATAGAAGTAGTTGTTTATGAATACAGGCTTTCCATATAATACATTCTTCTGACGTTTAAAAGGTTGAATAACCTTCCTGTTTTCATAATCATAGAAAGATATGATAGAACCCTTGTGATTCTTGTGGAACTCATAGAATTCAACATAATCACTTATTGCATATCCAAAACGCGTTTGTCCTTCTATATTATCGATAGTTGTACCATTAACTTGATTAAATTGAATAATATTCATAGTGCACCTCCTACCTCAATTCTGACTACTCCCACGGGCAAGCCCGTGGGGTTCTGATTGCCAAGTGTAGCTTGTAATCGTACATCATTTTCAGACTTTGGAGTTACAAGTGTAAATCTATTTGAATCAGAACTTTCATTACCAAGCAGTCCAACGACCACATTAACGGTAAATTTCTACTTTCGTAAGGAAGTATAATCAATCTCCCTGAATATGTTTTACGCTATCTTAATTCCGCTATTTAATACCTTGATCTCGTTAGCCTTAATCCATTCGACTAGGGCTTTTTCTTTGTTGTAACACTTATCAAATTCAGAAATACATTTGTTTTTATCTATATCTTGGGTTCTGTAATCGTAACAGTATAATAGGAATGATGAATACCAGTCTCGTTGTACCTCTGTACCATCTTGTAGCTTATACATTCGGTCAGATAATCTCTTTTTAATATAGTCATCAACAGTATGGTCGTACTGTGAGGCTCTATAATCATTAGATACTTCAATATATATACCACCTGATACCTTGAATTTCTGTTCTACAGCAGTTTGAAACCCAGAAGGACATCTATTCTTTATGGATCTGCCAAAACGCTTTTTCCTATTAAACTTGCCTTTGCTATTGACCGTAGTTTCTTTAGCTCGTCTCATAAGCTTGCCTGCATTTTTAGGTTCTGTGATAAATATATCTCCAAGACTTCTTAAATGGTTGGCGTCTTCATTTATTGCAAGCTGTCTATTTATAGCATTAATACGACATAATTCAGAATGTTTTTCTTTTAATTTCTTATAACGATTAGAATAAATCCAGGTTTTGCGACCTTTTTTAACAGTACCATCTTCATTATAATTCTGAGGATTAGTTGCACGTCTTGACCTGTCCATAGCACGGTAAAGCAGACGTTCTTTTCTCTCAGAAGTCTGAATACTGTTGCCACGCTCTGAAAGATTCTTCAATCCCACCTCAGTATCAGATGTATAAGCAACAGTCTGTGTACCAATATCAGCACCTATCATACCTTTGCCGAACTTATGTCTTGGATTGCCATGCTTATCATATTTTTGCTTTGCTTTACCCTCGATAGTAAGATGCAGATATACTCTGTATTTACCTCTTATCATCCTGGGAACAAGCGTAGCATAGCAGGGTCTGTATGTATCTATGCAATAGCTATCCTTAATAAGAGTGTTAACAGCCCTGTCATCCAAAATCTCAGATTCGGCAAGATATGATAAAACCGCATCTACTTCATCCTGTTGGAATCTATCATTTATTTGTATTCCAAATACCATCCTGCCAAGTTTGAATTGTAACTTATTATCCTTAACGAATATGCGGATACCACGATTCATCTGTTTCGCACGAATACAAGGCAGTTCTCCATATTTTGAGAAATGTAAGATATTACCATTGCCATATAAACATTTTTCCATGCCATGCCAAATATCTTCGGCTTTAGTCAGAGCAAATACAGCGTCTACGCCATATTTCTTGCCTATTGGAATCATGGACGTTCTGCAGTATTCCCATGTAATATTATAAGCTTTCTGCATTTCATTAAGTTGTTTGGCATAAGTTTTGCGCTTATCCCTATCTTTAGTGTTACCATAAAGAAACAGTAATTTACGGTATCTCTTTGTACGCATAAGCTGGTCATAATTCTTTCTCATAAAACCTACAAGTTCGTTGCCTGCTTTTCTGATCTTATTCGAAAGCTTTACAACTTTTTGTATATCAGAAGAAGACATATCAGTTTCTACAGCCAGGATATGCCTGTCAGAAAGCTTATGAAATTGTTTAAGTTGTCTTTTATGTTCTTTATCAGTTATCATTTTTCTGCTCCTTAATATACTTGATTACTGTAGATACAAAATATCCTCTAGACCATAAAATACCGTATCCTGCAGAATTATATTAATTGTGGAAATGCCTTGAATAGTTCAATAGCACTTATATCTTTAAAAGTCCTTACAACATCACAGGGAGCAGCAGTTTGTGGTACATCTACAAAGACATGTACATGGTCAGGCATCACAACAAGAGCCTTAATGTGGTAATAGATTTTCTGTAATATCTGTTTCAATATTTCCTCTACATTACCTTTTAATACCAGAAATATGAATTTAGAATACCTGATAATGTGATACTGTATCAGATATTTTCAATACGAAGCAAGTCAAGAAATATAATACTCTCTCCTTCCTCAACAGAATAGATACGTGCAGGGTTTTCAAGTTCTGTTTTCCATCCAGTAGGAATGGAAATATTTATTTGTACATTGTCACTTTTTGTTCGTGCCATTACTTTTTTCCACAACTTGAATGATATGCTGAATTATTAGGAGTGCACTGTTCTGCATGGTTATTATTGTTCGCTATATGTGCAGCATTATTAGGGTTTTTCTGATTACAGTGATGGTTGTTTTGTTGTATGTGTGTTTATATCATGGTTACTCTTACTAATGATCTGTTGACTTTCTATACTTTAATATACATAGATTATATATCATTTTTCTAAGTATTTATCAAGTGAAATGTGGCTTTCATCCCACACGCAAGCATGTGGTTTTTTCGCCACAAATTTATATCAAGAAGTACTACTATCTGACGGATTTTTATAAACTTCTTTTATTTGATGCTCGAATATGACAGCATTACTTGAATCATATCTTTAAAAGAAAAAAGAGGGAGAGTAATATAAACTCTCCCCTGCCTGTAGGCTTCGCAAGTTTCTACAGAACGATCACTAGAATTAATATATGTTATTTTGATTGTTTTGTCAATAATTCAAAACGGGTTTATTACTCTATGATTGATTTGCTCTTACTATGTCCATTTCTCAGCTAAAAGGAAATCACGAATATTTTGATGTTTAATACCATTTCGGCTCATATCAAATTCATCAAGAGAAACTACATACTTAGGGAAATTGTCTCGGATATTATCATATGCACCAAATTCACGTTTAATTGTATCTTCTGATGCTAAGAGATATGTTACCTGAACATACAACTTTTCACCATGTTTATCACATACAAAATCAATTTCTTTTTCTCCTGTTTTACCAACAGTCACTTTATAGCCTCGACGTAATAATTCAAGATAGACAATATTTTCTAGAATGAAATTTATATCTCGCATATTGCCTCCAAAAACAGCTTCACGGATACCATGATCTGCAATATAATACTTTTCATTTGTAGAAAGTATCTGTTTGCCTTGTAGATCAACTCGTTTCACTTGATAGAACAGATAAGCATCGCAACAATATTTGATATAGTTTAGGATTGTTTCTGGCGCAACAGTACGTTGTTCACTTTTGAGAAACTTCGCAAGAGAATTTGCAGAGAAGGTTGTACCTACATTCGCAATCACATATGCAATAATACGTTCTAGTAAATCTACATCACGTATTTTATTGCGTTTCACAATATCTTTAAGCTGTACAGAGTTAAATAAGTCGTGAAGATATTGTTTAGATGGTTCATCTGCATATTGAATATTCGCAAGATAGGGCATACCTCCAGTAATGAGATACTTTTGAAAACATTGTTGGATTGAATTATTAGGGTAAATTGGACGATATAATTCGATGAATTCTCCAAAAGAAAATGGATAGATGACAAACTCTACATATCTCCCGCCTAAATAAGTTGCAAGTTCACCAGATAATAGTTTTGCGTTTGATCCAGTGATATAGATGTCACAGTCCAATGAAACACGAAAAGAATTAATACACTTCTCCCAATCTTTCACTTCTTGAATTTCATCGAAAAAAAGATAAACTTTACCACCGATTTCCTTGGCACGGCAAGTAATTTCGTCATGAAGAGACTGTGCTGTCTGTAAATGAGAATAGCTTAAGTCTTCAAAGTTGATGGAGATAAACTGTGTTGGATTAACACCTGATTCTACAAGTTCCTGTTTTATTAGTTCTAACATAACGGATTTCCCACAACGACGAATTCCAGTCATTACCTTAATGAGATCCGATCCAATGAATGGACGAATACGTTTCATATAGAGTTCACGTTTAATCATTCATCTCAGCCCCTTTCCTTATAACTATTCCTATTATATCACATATATAACTGAAATTTCATTTATAAATATGGAATTTATCAGATATAACTGATAAAATAGAGAAATAAACAAAAGTATAAGTTATAACTGAAAAGATGATGACCAAACGAGTCATCATCCTTTCTTACTTTTCATCAACTAACTGGAATTCTTTTAGTTACTTATTTTTTTGATTGTGACGTTTCTTATTCCAAAGTGAACCTACCAACATACCGATTGCAGAGATTATTGATCCAGCTACAATCATTCCTAACTCAGGGGAATTCAGTTTATTAACAGCAATGTTGTTTGCTATTTTGAATGTACCATATTCAGCAAGCATATACATTACGCCAAAGAAAAGAGTGAATGCCCATTTTCCTTTTCCCCAAAAGTTATTTTTACCAATCACAACAGATACAATAAATGTAGTTACAGGAAGAATAAACCAAAGGAACATCAAGCTGTAACCCATAGCATCACTTCCACTTGTAAAAAACCAGAATACTATCATTGCATACGCCCAAATCAAGAGATAGGAGAGAATCGTAACAATCTTGTTTCTGTTGGTATTGCTTTTCACAACATTCGTACTTTCTTCAAGATAATCATAATAGTTTTTCATTTTTTCTTCTCCCTTCAATAGATAGTCAAGAGAGACATCGTAGCATTCGCTCATTTTAATGACGCTGATGATATCTGGATAGGACTTTTCGTTTTCCCAATTTGAGATTGTCTGGCGACTCACACCCAACAATTCAGCAACCTGTTCTTGCGTCAGCTTTTTTTCAATTCGTGCTGCCTTGATTTTACTTCCGATATCATATTCCATACCACTGTCCCTTCTTGCGCTTTTATTGTAGGAAAAACACCCATTATTGTCTATCAAATAGCTTTGACATCATTTATTATGCATGTCAAAATCCTTTTACATCTGCTAAATCAAGCATTACTGCCTTTTTCCAGTCATTACTTTTCATCAACCACCTGGAAGATATAGAATTTCAAGTAATAGCTATTCTCATCACCATTCCACAAAATAGGATGATCTGCTGCCTGTGTTCTAAATTCTACCTGTCTTAATCTCTTATGTACAAGCTTTGCAGCCTGTCCAATAGTTTTAGTAAATGTATCATAGTCCATAAAATGAGAACATGAACATGTAGCTAGATATCCACCATCTTTTACTAATTTCATACCTCTCATATTAATTTCACGATAGCCTTTAATCGCATTCTTAATAGATGCACGAGACTTTGTGAAAGCAGGGGGATCTAATATAACCATATCAAATAACTCTCCCTGAGCCTCTAATTCTGGTAAGAAATCAAATACATCATGACATTCAAACTTAACAGTATCTTCTAAACCATTAAACTTAGAATTCTCATTCGCAAGATCTACCGCAAACTGAGATGCATCCACACCTAAAACACTTTGAGCCCCTGCAATACCAGCATTCAATGCAAAAGTACCAATATAAGTAAAACAGTCTAATACTTTTGCATCTTTACATAACTTCTGTATTGCAAGTCTATTATATTTCTGATCAAGGAAGAAACCAGTCTTCTGTCCTTCTGCAACATCTATATGATACTTAACACCATTTTCTACAATATCAATATGAGGATCAAAAGTTTCACCAATAAACCCTTTGACTCTTTCCATACCTTCCTTAGTACGTTCCTTGGCATCACTACGTTCATATACACCTCTAATAGTAATGCCATCCTGTAGTAGAATATCCTTCATAAGTTCTACAATCTCTTCCTTAAAGGCATCAATACCTAATGCGAGAGACTGTACAACTAATATATCCTCAAACTTATCAATTACTAAACCTGGTAAGAAATCAGCATCTCCAAACACAATACGACAGCTAGATGTATCTACTGTCTTCTTACGATAATCCCAGGCATTCTGTAATCTCATACGTAAGAAATCAGAATCAATCTCTTGATCAATATTTCTAGTCATCAAACGAATTCTAATCTTAGAATTCTGGTTAATATAACCTCTACCTAATGGATACTCATTATGGGCATATACATCTACAATATCACCATTTTTGAAATGTCCATGTATCTCTTTTATTTCATTGTCATAAATCCATAAACCGCCTGCATTAATAGTACGGCCTTCACCCTTTTTTAATAGTACTTTTGTTTTCATATTTGAACCTCTCTTGGTCATTATTATACATTTGATAGGACAGTTGTGCTACAATATTAACAATTCAAGGAGGAAAAAATAAGATGAGTTTTAAGGATTCTAAAGTAGTTATTGTTGGGTTAGGTAATGTAGGTGCTACAACTGCCTACTCAATTATTAACCAGGGACTTTGTGAAGAGATTGTATTAATAGATATTAATAAAGAAAAAGCATATGGTGAAGCATTAGATATGCAGCAGTCAGTTTACTTCATGAATAGAAATATTAAAGTAAAATCAGGGGATTATTCTGATTGTAAGGATGCAGATGTAGTGATTATTACAGCATCAGCACCAATGCCTAAAGATTCTCATGACCGTTTACAGATGTTAGCACCAAGTATTAAGATTATTAAGTCTATTGTGGGTTCTACAATGGCGTCTGGCTTTAATGGTATCTTTATTGTCGTATCTAACCCAGTAGATATTATGAGTTATATTACTTGGAAGGAATCAGGTTTACCAAAGAACCAGGTTATTGGTAGTGGTACAACTCTTGATAGTGCAAGATTATCTTGTCGTTTAGCTGATATGTATCATTTAGATGCAAAGAGTGTATCAGCATATGTATGTGGTGAACATGGTGATTCAGAAATGGTGACATGGTCTAGTGCCACTATTGGTGGTAAGAGTGTAGAAGATGTATTAAAAGATAATGCGGAACGTACTAAGGATGCCACTAAGGAAACATTAAGACATGCTGTTATTGAAGATGGATGGCAGATCTTTAACCGTAAAGGTAATACATGTTATGGTATTGCGGCAGCAACTACCGCAATTTTGAAATCTATTCTCTTTAATGAAAATAGAATTTATCCAGTATCTGTTCATTTAGATGGTCAGTATGGTATGAATGATATCTTCTTAAGTGTTCCTACTATTATTGATAAGACAGGAGCTAAAGAAATAGTAGAAATAAATATGAAAGAAGATGAGCAGAAAGCACTCGAGGAATCATATAAAGTTCTGAAAGATTTCTGTCAACAGTTAGACTAAGAGAGGGTAAACCTCTCTTTTTATGTTAGAATGGATCCATGGAGGATTTGGTATGATTAAGATTGCATTTTTTGATATTGATGGAACTTTAAGCAATATGGAAACACGCAGTGTTTCTGATATTACTATAGAAACATTACAGAGATTACAGGCTAATAATATAAAGGTATGTATTGCGACAGGAAGACATCCTTTAAGTGTACCTACTTTTGAAGGAGTAACTTTTGATGCCATACTTTCTTTTAATGGGTCTTATTGTTTTGATAAGGAAGGACATGTTTTGTATAGTCATCCTATCCCACATGAGGATGTATTAAGAATTATAGAGAATGCTTCTTCTATTAATAGATTTGTTTCACTTGCAAGTAAAAAAGACAGTAAAGCCAATGGAACAGATAAAGACTTAGATGATTATTATGCATTTTCTAAACAGAAAGTGAATGTAGAAGAAGATTTTGATACTTTTGTGAATGAAGATATTTATCAGATCATGTGTGGTGGATATGAGAATGAATATGATGCATTAATGAAGGATGTAGAAGGTGCACAAATTACAGCATGGTGGAATAGGGCAGTAGATATTATTCCAGTAGGTGGTGGAAAGGGTAATGGTATACATAAGGTATTAGAGTATTATCATTTTACACCGGAGGAAGCTATCGCTTTTGGAGATGGTACGAATGATATTGAAATGTTGGAAGCAGTGGGTACAGGAGTCGCAATGGGTAATGCGACTGATAATGTGAAGGCTATTGCGGATGATATCTGTTTGTCTGTAGCAGAAGATGGTGTATATCACTACTGTTTAGATCATAAGCTTATTTAAAGATGGGAAACCATCTTTTTTAAGGTGTGCCGGGCATGGCACTGATTCAGTCGGAGATAAACCGACCACAGGTAGTTACCGCCAAGTGTAGTGAACCACAAGCCGATACCATAAAGGTAGGAGTGAAGGAAGTGGTGTAGCAATTCCTTTGAGCGTACGAACAGAAACTTGATATAAGGCTAAATGGTGGATAAGGTTGCCTTACAAACCGAAGTCCTAAAGGTAAACGTAAAACCAAGAGAGTAAATCAAGGCGTTGTGAAGGAAACAGGATTAGTGAATTACCCCGGGAGGCCTCACAGGCAACGAAGTCCAATATCTTTAAAATCAGTGATGGTAAGTTGTGCGACAAAAAGCTCACTGTGAGGAGTCAGCTGAGGTCATAGTAGGTGTCTCACCAACACTAAAGGACCTAATGTTTATATGATGTTACTCATCATAAAGCAATGTCTAGATAGTTCGAAATTGGAATCATTTCATAAATGGAAAACGTAATTTCTGTGGAGATGAAGGAAGAGGGAACAGTTCTAGATAAATCTACGATATGAAAAGGAGAACACAGACATGAGATTAATTGATGAAATACTTAGTGATTCTAACATCGACAGGGCTATTCTACAGGTCAAGAGAAACAAAGGTGTATCTGGAATCGACAAGATGACAGTAGATGAACTTGATGAATATTTCTATAAGTATAGAAGAGAGATTAGATACTCTATACTTAATAAGAAGTATAAGCCCCAATCAGTCAAGAGAGTCTATATCCCAAAGCCTAATGGCAAGAAAAGACCATTAGGTATACCTACAGTAGTGGATAGAGTTATTCAACAGGCTGTTGCACAGATATTGATGAAGAAATTAGATTCTTCATTCAGTGAATTCAGTTATGGATTCAGACCAAGAAAAAGTGCACAGATGGCTGTATTAAAGACTCTAGAATACATCAATGAAGGTTATGACTGGGTTATAGACTTAGATATTGAAGCATACTTTGACACTGTAAATCATGATAAATTAATCTCAATACTTAGAGAAAAGCACGTGAATGACTCAACAACATTACATCTTATTCGCAAATTCATGCAGGCAGGGATTATGGAAGATGGTTTAGTAAAACCTTCGAGAATCGGTGTGCCTCAGGGAGGTCCACTCTCACCAATCCTTTCTAACGTTTATTTAGATAAGTTTGACAAGGAACTGGAATATAGAGGACTACGCTTTGTTAGATATGCAGATGACTGCAATATCTTCGTTAAGAGCGAGATGAGTGCAAATAGAGTAATGAAGTCAGTCACTTCATGGCTAGAGAGAAAACTATTTCTTAAAGTCAGCGCTACTAAAACCAAAGTGGTCAGACCACCCGAAAGCAAGTTTCTAGGATTCACCTACCTCCAAAGGAATGGTGAATGGAAATGCAAGCCTTCCAATCAGAGCAAGATGAAAATCTACGATAAATGTAGAAGAGAACTTATAAGAAGGATAGGAATTGCACGCCCTCTTGCAGTTACATTCAAGAGAATCAATCAGATTGTAGTGGGGTGGATTAACTATTATCGAATAGGCGTGATGAAATACTTCATTGACGTCTTTGGTCAATGGCTTCGCCATAAAATCAGAGTAATCATTTTGAAACAGTGGAAAAGACCTAAAACGATTTATAAAAACTTATACAAAATGAATAGGCTATTTTCTTGCCAATTTTCTGATGAACAAATCTTTTCGGTGGCAAACTCTAGACGCGGACTTTATAGCCAGGCCTGTGGTCATGTAATTAATAATATTATTAGTCCCAAATTCTTGGGTAAAAGAATAGGAGATAGACCTGGTCTGATCAATCCCCTTAATTACTATCTAAGTTAGTCTGAAATTATCATATAAATGTAGCGCCGTATACGAGACCCGTACGTACGGTGCAACGGGAGGCACAGAAATAATAGTTAATTAACCTTTTAATATTATTCCTTGTCTACCCTATTATAAGAAAACACAGAACGGATGTTCTGTGTTGAAAGTCTTATGAATGGTTGCTTGAGTTACCAGTTGACTGAATAAGCCCCTGATGATGCCAAA
This window contains:
- a CDS encoding helix-turn-helix domain-containing protein, producing MEYDIGSKIKAARIEKKLTQEQVAELLGVSRQTISNWENEKSYPDIISVIKMSECYDVSLDYLLKGEEKMKNYYDYLEESTNVVKSNTNRNKIVTILSYLLIWAYAMIVFWFFTSGSDAMGYSLMFLWFILPVTTFIVSVVIGKNNFWGKGKWAFTLFFGVMYMLAEYGTFKIANNIAVNKLNSPELGMIVAGSIISAIGMLVGSLWNKKRHNQKNK
- a CDS encoding L-lactate dehydrogenase; the protein is MSFKDSKVVIVGLGNVGATTAYSIINQGLCEEIVLIDINKEKAYGEALDMQQSVYFMNRNIKVKSGDYSDCKDADVVIITASAPMPKDSHDRLQMLAPSIKIIKSIVGSTMASGFNGIFIVVSNPVDIMSYITWKESGLPKNQVIGSGTTLDSARLSCRLADMYHLDAKSVSAYVCGEHGDSEMVTWSSATIGGKSVEDVLKDNAERTKDATKETLRHAVIEDGWQIFNRKGNTCYGIAAATTAILKSILFNENRIYPVSVHLDGQYGMNDIFLSVPTIIDKTGAKEIVEINMKEDEQKALEESYKVLKDFCQQLD
- a CDS encoding class I SAM-dependent rRNA methyltransferase — translated: MKTKVLLKKGEGRTINAGGLWIYDNEIKEIHGHFKNGDIVDVYAHNEYPLGRGYINQNSKIRIRLMTRNIDQEIDSDFLRMRLQNAWDYRKKTVDTSSCRIVFGDADFLPGLVIDKFEDILVVQSLALGIDAFKEEIVELMKDILLQDGITIRGVYERSDAKERTKEGMERVKGFIGETFDPHIDIVENGVKYHIDVAEGQKTGFFLDQKYNRLAIQKLCKDAKVLDCFTYIGTFALNAGIAGAQSVLGVDASQFAVDLANENSKFNGLEDTVKFECHDVFDFLPELEAQGELFDMVILDPPAFTKSRASIKNAIKGYREINMRGMKLVKDGGYLATCSCSHFMDYDTFTKTIGQAAKLVHKRLRQVEFRTQAADHPILWNGDENSYYLKFYIFQVVDEK
- the ltrA gene encoding group II intron reverse transcriptase/maturase, yielding MRLIDEILSDSNIDRAILQVKRNKGVSGIDKMTVDELDEYFYKYRREIRYSILNKKYKPQSVKRVYIPKPNGKKRPLGIPTVVDRVIQQAVAQILMKKLDSSFSEFSYGFRPRKSAQMAVLKTLEYINEGYDWVIDLDIEAYFDTVNHDKLISILREKHVNDSTTLHLIRKFMQAGIMEDGLVKPSRIGVPQGGPLSPILSNVYLDKFDKELEYRGLRFVRYADDCNIFVKSEMSANRVMKSVTSWLERKLFLKVSATKTKVVRPPESKFLGFTYLQRNGEWKCKPSNQSKMKIYDKCRRELIRRIGIARPLAVTFKRINQIVVGWINYYRIGVMKYFIDVFGQWLRHKIRVIILKQWKRPKTIYKNLYKMNRLFSCQFSDEQIFSVANSRRGLYSQACGHVINNIISPKFLGKRIGDRPGLINPLNYYLS
- a CDS encoding ATP-binding protein, whose product is MIKRELYMKRIRPFIGSDLIKVMTGIRRCGKSVMLELIKQELVESGVNPTQFISINFEDLSYSHLQTAQSLHDEITCRAKEIGGKVYLFFDEIQEVKDWEKCINSFRVSLDCDIYITGSNAKLLSGELATYLGGRYVEFVIYPFSFGEFIELYRPIYPNNSIQQCFQKYLITGGMPYLANIQYADEPSKQYLHDLFNSVQLKDIVKRNKIRDVDLLERIIAYVIANVGTTFSANSLAKFLKSEQRTVAPETILNYIKYCCDAYLFYQVKRVDLQGKQILSTNEKYYIADHGIREAVFGGNMRDINFILENIVYLELLRRGYKVTVGKTGEKEIDFVCDKHGEKLYVQVTYLLASEDTIKREFGAYDNIRDNFPKYVVSLDEFDMSRNGIKHQNIRDFLLAEKWT
- a CDS encoding HAD family hydrolase, translated to MIKIAFFDIDGTLSNMETRSVSDITIETLQRLQANNIKVCIATGRHPLSVPTFEGVTFDAILSFNGSYCFDKEGHVLYSHPIPHEDVLRIIENASSINRFVSLASKKDSKANGTDKDLDDYYAFSKQKVNVEEDFDTFVNEDIYQIMCGGYENEYDALMKDVEGAQITAWWNRAVDIIPVGGGKGNGIHKVLEYYHFTPEEAIAFGDGTNDIEMLEAVGTGVAMGNATDNVKAIADDICLSVAEDGVYHYCLDHKLI
- a CDS encoding transposase, whose protein sequence is MIQYHIIRYSKFIFLVLKGNVEEILKQILQKIYYHIKALVVMPDHVHVFVDVPQTAAPCDVVRTFKDISAIELFKAFPQLI